From the Colletotrichum lupini chromosome 1, complete sequence genome, the window AGCTGTCATCGTTTTAGGCCCAATAAACCAGGGAACTGGTGTAGTCGCCAATCATCCCGTGGGACTGTGGTGAGGAAGAGGCGACAGAATTTCCAAACGAGGCTTGCCAATTTCTTTCGAGAGCAGTTGGTACTGAGCGGCGCCAGCTGTGACTATCATTGGCTGTAAATCGTCAGTCTCCACCAGCCAAAGGTGGAGATCCAATATTAGGAGAGCGACCAGGAAGGTCCAGATTTCGGCAAGGGTCTTTCTGGATTTGACCGGGGGTTTCTCCCTCATCCACTTCTTCTTTGGAAGGAGAGGCCCGTGCGTGTGATGGATGGGACCTGACGAGAATATGCCTTACTCTGTACATACGGAGTACAGCAGAAGAAGACTGTCAAAAAGAGAATGATGAAAGTACCTTTGGCCACGACTCTTCAGTCATCGAGGGGATTGGGGCGAATGAACACCAAAGGATGGAAGGGAAAGAAGGGAGAAAAACGAGGGAAAGAGATTGAAGCCGCTAACGCGGCGCCGCATGACGCTAGTATTTCACAAGTGCACGCTAGCTCCTCACATCTTCGCGGGCTCCCACGAGTCGACTTGAATCTCTGGAGGAGTCAAGGAGTCTAGGTCGCCGCTACAACTGCAGCTTCTGCTGAGAGGCTTGACGGCTTGCAATCCCCGGAGCCAACGGGAACGGCAGAGAACAAAGACACGACTCGACGGCTCTCTGGCCGGTGTCGAGTGTCAGATGGAAATggaaaaaaataaaataaaaattagctcTTTGCTTCTGCCGATTGGGCTGAACTTGTGAAGCGACTGATTCGACCGACTATCGGATCGTTTTGAGGGGCTTACTTACTGCACGAATTGCAGTAGTTTGGAATTTGGGGTCctttgctgctgttgctgctatTTACAAAAGTAACGAAAGTAAGTAGCGCCCCAATAGATAGCAAATTGCCCGAAGCGGCTTTGTTTCGTTTTGTCTTTTATTGTCTTCCTTTAACCGCTCGTTCCAACGGTTCTTCTGTCTGAGATGCCCGAATCACGCTTGGCTCTTTTGGGGCTTGGTTGGTAAGTACTGATGGGATGAGTTCGTCTTGCTTTCCCCTGTTCCAGCTGCCATGTGTCGCGTTTGCCACTTTCATATCGAGGTTAATGTCACGCTTTCAGTGAGAATCGGGATTTGGAAGCCGAATAAGCTATTGGAAGCTCTAACTGGACTTGCTTGGCTTTTGTCGATCGACTGGACTGGTTCGTTTCCTCGTCGCGGCGCATAGCGGAGCTGGTACGAAGTAATGTCTCACTCAGTACACAAAGGAAAATACATAgtagagaaagagagagaaacgGTTTTCCACGTCAGGGTCCTCTTATTGTCTGGAGTTTTGAACTGGCCCTTAGCTTGGGCAAGCATCGGCTTCACTTGTCATCCTCTACCGACCTCGATACAATCCTGTATCCGTAGCCGTCCTGCGTATCTGTCTGTACCTTGGGTCACGAATAGTGCGAGTGCGAGTGAGTGAGGTGAGCCAGGTAGCGCTGTCCAATTCCAAACACCAGGAGCCCAAGGTGCCGTATGGAAGAGTATCATGCCATGCCCGCCTCCAGCCCGAAATGTAACAGCAGCAACTGCAAGAGTCAAACCCCCGGAACAGTCCCCATTGCCAGAGCCACGCCGCCATGGAGCAACTTCAATTTGACGACCCGTGAAGCTGCCGTCTCCATCTGGCGCGTGGTTGGCGTGCCCATCACAATGCCCCTCTTGTTCCCAACGTCAGCAGTAACAGCCCTCAGAATGTATAATGGGCGGTACTTGGTCTGTACCTTGCAGATACCAAGTTGGAGCCTTCCTTCCATGAAAGTTGAGCAAATGGTGTGACCCCTGTCCGCGTGTTCCTGAACCCCACCTCACCTTGTCCCCTGTCGAACAGTGGTACCGCAACACTGCGCTGCATGCCCCCTTGCACACCCGTCCTCTGCCCCATCTGTGTCCCGCCTGTACCTGCGAACGGCTGTTCTCCGTGCTTCTCTCCCCTCACAGTGCTCCCTGATCACCTCTTCTACACAGTAAGGTACCTGAGGTAGTTGTGGCTTCATGTCCCGGCAGGCAACTCACTCAGGCTAGCACttcctatattattactgCTCCCTTAGGTTTCCTTGCTGAGTTGGGGCCCCGTGGTTTCTactgtaaggtaaggtacctatccGATGGATACGGAGTACTCGTCAAATTCTGCGGTTGGTTGTAGTGAGCTCCCCAAGGACTCGGCATAGCAAGGTATCTACCTACGCTGTCCTTCCTTGAGATGCGCTAAGAATACCGGCCAAGGTACATCATTAGAACCTGCATCCAGGAACCTGACTACTGCGTACGCTGCTGCACGTTGGCTGCAGACCTTAATTCCCCGTCCCCCGGCCTGCTGCTCTCAATGGAAAGTCGCTGCTGCATCTCTTGGCCTGCCCGCCCGTGTTTCTGTCCTCGCCCCTGTCTCTGCCCATCTCTTCTCTGCCTGCTCCCCGCCGTACGCACACACGGCCACACAGTTTGTCCTCTGACCTGCCGTGCCTGTGCCTGTGCCTGCCTTTACACTAAAGGTGGACACTCCGtactgttgctgctgctgctgctgctgctcgacCGTACACTTCCCTTTCCAGCTTCGCGTCGGGTGCTTGGTCCCCCTTTCGCTTCATCTTAGCTCGCCCGCCAGTGGCACACCCTCGTTTTCTCGCCATCTGCCTCTTGTTTCTCCCACACACCCTCTCCTTCGCCCTCACTTCTCCCCCCTCCCCGTCCTCCTATTCAAACACCCCCCCTGGACACCACTCTCCCCTTTTACCTCAGCTGGAACTGCCTCTTCTTGCCTCGTCTCCGATTTCTTTCCCTTCCTCCCTCTCTCCTTTCTTGTTTCTTCTCTCCCCACCTGTCACCGAGCAGTCAGTCAGTCAGTCAACCAAGCAGTCTGTGCTAGAGCCTCAACTTTTCGCTCAACCAGACCAGACAATTCAAGTTGCTCCTTGAGGCTCCTTCGAATGGCGCCTTTTTGAGCAACTCCTTCGACCGACGACTCCTTGACGAGAGCTTGCTCTCTGGATAGCTTCCTTGCCGTCTTTGATTCATCCAATCAAGCCAGGCCCTTTTCCTTCGACACACTGGTCAGCTCGTGTGTGGCCCGGATCATTAACCACCTCGTCACCTTCTCCTTCGCTCTCACGTCCACCTATATAACTTCAAGATAACTTTTCTTTCTTAACGACGACTAATAACCGACGAAATGGCGCCTTCGCTGAACGCACACTCGTCCTTCACCCGGCCCCGGACCGGCGACCGCGATGGTCGACCTACCACCCGTGATCAGGGAGACAACAACCTCATTATCCCGAGCCGTACTTCCTCCCTTCACTCGCGCATCACCCAGCCGATTCCCTCGACCCTGAATGCGAAGCCCCAGCAGCGCACCCCAAAGACGCTTACTCACGCCTACATGGTATGCGGTGTTGGCAGAGAACCTTCGCAATGGGTCAAGGCCCCAGCCCCTGCACAGGGCAAGATTGGCCACATGAAGGGCGCTGTTGGTCAATTCTGGCTGCCCGAGATTCTTGGAAGCAGCCCGAGGTTGGAGCAAGACAACGAGATCGCCAGGTCGTTGCACGCTGCCATGCGGGTTAGTGGCTGTTTGCCATAAGTTTTGTCTAGAGTTTGAGTGGCTGACATTTTACAGGCTTGCTTTCCCCACGACGTTGAGATCTGCACTGGCCGCAGCCAGCCTCACTGCGTCCACCATGCCTTCGTTCTACAGCAAGACTCGTCCCACACTTTGTATGGAATCTGTCTTCGCGTATGGTCGCGAGCCGACGAGAAGAGGGCCGAGACAATTCGGGATCTGCGTAAAAGAACTGAACCAGACTATTACGACAACCCCGATGAGACTTACTGGATTCCCTACTGCTTGTCATTCCTGTCTCGGTACCCGCTGTACAACCTTCTTGGAGACTACTTGCGAGGCATGTGGATCCACTGGAACAAGGCTACTAACTTGTTCCACGCCGAGGAGGTCTCGCGCATTCTCAGCTTTCCAGCTCCGAGACTCAACGACTTGGTTCGCATTGACATGAAAGATTATGCTCTTTGCTACCAATTCCCCTCGTCGCCTACTGGCTTCCAGAACTTCGCCATGTGGCCACTGTTCTGCTGCTTGTCCATCCCCAACATTGTGGGTGTCGTTGAGGCCGCCATTTCACCAACTCGTCGCATCATCTTTGTCAGTCACTACCCGGCCATGCTCACCATGGCTGCAGAGACTGTCAGATACTGCGTTCGCGTCTACGAATGGAGTGGCCTCTATGTCCCAGTTGTGCATGCCCGCCATGCCAAGGATTTAGTTCAGGAGCCCGGTCCATATATCCTCGGTGTCACGGCCGAGTGCCGCTCCTTGTTCACCGCGCCAACGGATGCTCTGGTTGTTGACCTCGACCGCAACTTCGTTCTCACTTCTAGCCCCCCGACCGCACTCAACCCCAGCCAGCGTAACAAGTTCGTCACCCGCCTGACACAGTCTCTCAACGGAGATGTGACTCCCTCCGGCGTTCCCCCTCATCTCCGCTCCGCTTACGGTGGCGGCAAGCTCGTCCCCGCCGGCCAGATCATTGTTATGCGTGGAGAAGTCGAGTCCATCCAAGATCCCGAATGGTGGAACCAGGATACTGTTATGGCCGTCATGGATCATGTCTGCGAGAAGATGGGCCGCAACACGGGCATCAAGGCTGTCTTTGGTGGCTCCGTCAAGAAGCCCTTGATGACCAAGGTCTCGATGAGACATCTCAACGAGATTGTCCGCGAGAGAAACCAGTACTCCCGTGATGCTCTCGAGGCTTGGCAGGACTTCATCAACCTGAAGGGCCGCATGGATACCGAGCTCAACAAGGTCACAAAACGCAACAACTATCTCAACGAGGAGCTGGAGAGTTGGAAGCAGCAGTTCCTCAAGTTCCAGGCATTTGCTGAACAGCTCACCAAGGAGACCCAGGATCTCAAGGCCAAGATCGAAACTCACAAGAGGGAGAACAGACGCCTTGCAGGTCTCATTGATCAGCAGAAGGATGACAACGGTCGTCTCAATGTCCGTCTCGGTGCTACTGAGAAGCAGCGTGATGACGCTCTCGAAGCATTGGTCCTCCAACAGGAGATCGCCGAGGAACTCGAGCGCGAGCGTAAGCGGAACAAGAAGGAGCTTGCTGCTCTTCAGCACACCAACGTCACCATCCTCAGACAGCGTGACGAGGCTCGCCGTGTTGTGCTGCATCTGCGCAGCTTGATTGGCGGCCAGAGCCATCACATGGAGCATCTGGTTCAATCTTTGACCAAGCCCGATGACTTGGCGCACGAAATCGAGGAAGGCTTCGAGCCAGAGATGGGTGAGGATGGCATCACTCCCAGAGAAGCCGACGTCAACCAGGCCCGCCTCCTCTCTGCCGCCGCTGAGGCGAACAAGAGGCTCTCCACTTCGAGCTTCAAGGATGTGGCCGATCGCCACCTCAAGGACAAGACTGATGCCATTGCGCACATTATTAGAAACATTGCCGAGCAATGCCAGGCTGCCGTTGAGGGCCTGCAGTTGGCCCAAGACGCCGACTTTGATGAGCGCTCTGCTAGCGCGGCACGCCTTCGCGCCCAGCGCCGTCGCAGCAACCTCTCCGCCACCCACAGCGATGACGGTCACGAGACTCAGTCAAACGCAACATCTGACATGGGCGAAGATAGCCTCCTTCACCCTGCTTCTGGTCGGATATCCAGCATCCCCCCCACCCCGGACCTGGTCCCCAACCGGAGTAGCACAGCGATGTCCTTCGCTTCCAGCGCTGCAACTCCCGAGCGCTCAAGTCAGCAGTATATGATCCATCAGGACATCCCTACCAAGATTGTTGAGGATGATGAGGACTTCGAGGAGGATCGCAGCGAGTCCGAGACGATGCCTCAGCAGACCGTCGGTAAGCACACCGACAGCCTGATCCACCGTCCGTCTGGAGCACGCATCAGCGCTCTTGGCGGTACCCGCTGAAGAACTATCTTTGGCGGTTTTGATTTACTCTATTCGGAGTAACAAGCGGCTAAAGAGAATTtactttctc encodes:
- a CDS encoding DENN domain-containing protein, yielding MAPSLNAHSSFTRPRTGDRDGRPTTRDQGDNNLIIPSRTSSLHSRITQPIPSTLNAKPQQRTPKTLTHAYMVCGVGREPSQWVKAPAPAQGKIGHMKGAVGQFWLPEILGSSPRLEQDNEIARSLHAAMRACFPHDVEICTGRSQPHCVHHAFVLQQDSSHTLYGICLRVWSRADEKRAETIRDLRKRTEPDYYDNPDETYWIPYCLSFLSRYPLYNLLGDYLRGMWIHWNKATNLFHAEEVSRILSFPAPRLNDLVRIDMKDYALCYQFPSSPTGFQNFAMWPLFCCLSIPNIVGVVEAAISPTRRIIFVSHYPAMLTMAAETVRYCVRVYEWSGLYVPVVHARHAKDLVQEPGPYILGVTAECRSLFTAPTDALVVDLDRNFVLTSSPPTALNPSQRNKFVTRLTQSLNGDVTPSGVPPHLRSAYGGGKLVPAGQIIVMRGEVESIQDPEWWNQDTVMAVMDHVCEKMGRNTGIKAVFGGSVKKPLMTKVSMRHLNEIVRERNQYSRDALEAWQDFINLKGRMDTELNKVTKRNNYLNEELESWKQQFLKFQAFAEQLTKETQDLKAKIETHKRENRRLAGLIDQQKDDNGRLNVRLGATEKQRDDALEALVLQQEIAEELERERKRNKKELAALQHTNVTILRQRDEARRVVLHLRSLIGGQSHHMEHLVQSLTKPDDLAHEIEEGFEPEMGEDGITPREADVNQARLLSAAAEANKRLSTSSFKDVADRHLKDKTDAIAHIIRNIAEQCQAAVEGLQLAQDADFDERSASAARLRAQRRRSNLSATHSDDGHETQSNATSDMGEDSLLHPASGRISSIPPTPDLVPNRSSTAMSFASSAATPERSSQQYMIHQDIPTKIVEDDEDFEEDRSESETMPQQTVGKHTDSLIHRPSGARISALGGTR